CACCGGCGGGCCGTCGGCCTCTCCAGACAGCCACGAAAGCCCCGCGAATGCATGCGCGATGCGCGCAAAACCTGGCTCACCCCGTTTGGGACCGGTCTGGCCGTACGCGCTGATGCGCAACATGACTAACCCCGGATTGATCTCACGCAGCGTTTCGAACCCCAATCCCCATTTCTCGAGGGTGCCAGGACGGAAATTCTCCAGAACGACATCCGACTCAGCGACAAGGCGCTTGAAGAGTTCGGCGCCCTCCGGCTTGCGCAAGTCCAGCGTAGTCGCCTTCTTGTTACGTGCCTCGCTCAGCCAGACCAGGCTGTCGCCACATTCGGTGATCGTGCCGAACCGTCGCAGCGAATCCCCTCCGTCGGGTTGCTCGATCTTGATGACTTCCGCGCCGAAGTCGGCAAGGATCGTTCCACAGAACGGCGCCGCAACGAACGTCGCAATATCCAGTACGCGCAAGCCCGCCAGGGCCGCTTCGGGTTGGCCAGTCGAACTGCCAGATGGCTGTTTGGATGCTGTGGACTGCGTCAAGATCTATCCCCTCGGTTGTATGTGGAGACCAATGCCAGTGCACGGCCCGCTTCGATGCCCACGACTATAGGGAGGGATAAGCGAACACTCAAACGCATTTATCTGGTCGATTATGCAGTTTGATCGCATAATGTCCGGCACTCATCCTCTGCGAATCGCTCGTGCCGTGAAACCGACCATCAAGCCCCTCTCCCACGTCAACCTGAAGCTGCTGCAGACCTTCCTGCTCGTGGCAGAGTCCAATAGTTTCCGCACGGCGGCAGAGAAGTCCTTCCGCTCGCCGTCTGCCGTCAGCGCCCAGATCCGGATGCTCGAGGAGCAGTTGGGGGTCTCGCTGTTCCATCGGACCACACGCAATGTGCGACTGACTGCCGAGGGCGAGCAGTTGCTGGAATGTGCCCAGAGAGCCTTGCTTGAAGTCGAAGCCGGATTGCGGAAGATCCAGGAATCGGCCGACATGCGACGTGGCCGGGTGTCTTTGTCTTGCTCGCCGACCGTCGCCGAAACACGCCTGGCACGGGTGCTCGCCGCATTCGAGAAGGACTATCCCGGCATCGAGGTGTCCGTTCGAGAGCTAACATCGTCGGCATTGTTTGAAAGCGTGCGCAAGCACGAGGTGGACTTCGGCATTGGCCCCTCCATCGAAACCAGCGAATTCAGCTTCGAGCCACTGATGGAGGACCCATTCTTTGCACTGGTCCCGAAGCGGTTTATCACGACCGCGAAGCACTCGATCTCGCTGACGACGCTGACCAACATGCCACTGCTTCTGCTCAATCCGGCCACAGCCTTGCGCGGGATGCTAGACGCTGCCCTGGAGGAAAAGCACCTGACCCTGACCACACGTTACGAGTTCGCTCAGGCGCAGACGCTAATCTCGATGGCCAGCGCCGGCTTGGGTGCCGCCGTCCTGCCCAAAGTCGCATTGCCGCGGCGAATCGGATCCTCGATGCACGTGCTGCGCATCGTCAACCCGACACTGGTACGCCAGGTTAGCGTCATCACCGTGCGAGGCCAGAAGCTGTCCCCAGCATCGATGAGACTCGTGCATTTGCTCAAGCAATTACTCCCCGATCCTGGCGAGCGCCGGGACTCCCGCAAGACCGCAACACTCGTGGACGAGTAAGGCGCCGTGCCTTCATTGTTCTCGAAAAATTCACAATCGAGTAGATAAGTTCGATTGTTGGGCCGAAGCTTCATCGCTAGAGTGCCTCCCATTGAGTGCCGTCCGCCAATAGCGGCCGACAACATATGAGGAGACATGGCATGGGTTTTCAGTTGCTGCAGGGCCTTCGCGTGATCGAAAGCTCGGCATTCATCGCCGCCCCTCTGGCAGGCATGACGCTGGCGCAGTCGGGGGCCGACGTCATTCGCATCGACTTGCCAGGTGGTGGTATCGACTATCGTCGCCTTCCGCTGGCGCCGGCGGGCAGAAGCCTTTACTGGACGGGGCTGAACAAGGGCAAGCGCTCGCTGGCCGTGGACATCCGGCGCCCGGAAGGTCGTGAGTTGGTGCGACAACTCGTGACGAGCGGTGACGAGCAAGGCGGTGTGCTACTCACGAACCTCGGTTCCGCATGGCTCTCGCACGCATCATTGGCCGCCCAGCGCCCCGATCTCATCACCTGCACGATCGAAGGCAATTCCGACGGCTCGACCGCTGTCGACTACACGGTGAATTGCGCCACGGGACTACCGACGATTACCGGCAATGGATCCGTGGCTGCGCCGGTCAATCATGTATTGCCAGCGTGGGACATCGCCTGCGCCTATCAGGCAGCCTTTGCACTCGTTGCTGCGGTGTCAGGACGGCGCATAAATGGAGTCGGTGCAGAACTGCGCATCGCCCTCTCCGATATCGCATTCTCGCTCGTCTCCCACTTGGGAATGACTGCCGAAGCAGAGTTGCTCGACGCAGACCGGCAGTCCACCGGCAACTATCTCTACGGTGCTTTCGGGCGCGACTTTGGCACCTGCGATGGTCGCCGCGTCTTCGTTGCCGCGATTTCGCTGAACCAGTGGAAGAACCTGGTCTCTGCTTGCGACATTGCCGCGGAGGTCGGGCTGCTTGAAAGGGAGCTGGACGCGGATTTCTCCAATGAGGTCCACCGCTACCGCGCCAGTCATCGCATCGCCGCGCATGTCGAGCAATGGATCACCTCGCGGAGCTACCAGGCCGTAGCTAAGGTATTCGATACGCATGGCGTGTGCTGGGGCCCTTACCAGACTATGCGGGAAGCGTTACGCCACGATGCACGTCTCAGTGAGGCGAATCCCATCTTTTCCCGTATCGAGACTGCTGGCGTTGGCAATCACCTCGCTGCGGGCAGCGCCGTTCGTATCGAAGGACATGCCGGTAGCCACATCGAACCCGCTCCGCTGGTCGGCCAACACACGGACGAGATCCTGCTCGACGTACTGGGACTGGACTCGGCGATGCTAGGCAGACTGCACGATGCGGGCATTGTCTGCGGCGCCGAAACGCCAGCGGAATGCTCCGTGGACTAAGGCGCAACCATGACCACCAGAATCCGATCCGGCAATTTCTTCGAAGACTTCCATCTGGGGCAAGTCATTCGCCACGGCACGCCGCGTACTGTCACCGAGGCCGATG
This region of Cupriavidus sp. EM10 genomic DNA includes:
- a CDS encoding LysR family transcriptional regulator, with protein sequence MKPTIKPLSHVNLKLLQTFLLVAESNSFRTAAEKSFRSPSAVSAQIRMLEEQLGVSLFHRTTRNVRLTAEGEQLLECAQRALLEVEAGLRKIQESADMRRGRVSLSCSPTVAETRLARVLAAFEKDYPGIEVSVRELTSSALFESVRKHEVDFGIGPSIETSEFSFEPLMEDPFFALVPKRFITTAKHSISLTTLTNMPLLLLNPATALRGMLDAALEEKHLTLTTRYEFAQAQTLISMASAGLGAAVLPKVALPRRIGSSMHVLRIVNPTLVRQVSVITVRGQKLSPASMRLVHLLKQLLPDPGERRDSRKTATLVDE
- a CDS encoding CoA transferase; this encodes MGFQLLQGLRVIESSAFIAAPLAGMTLAQSGADVIRIDLPGGGIDYRRLPLAPAGRSLYWTGLNKGKRSLAVDIRRPEGRELVRQLVTSGDEQGGVLLTNLGSAWLSHASLAAQRPDLITCTIEGNSDGSTAVDYTVNCATGLPTITGNGSVAAPVNHVLPAWDIACAYQAAFALVAAVSGRRINGVGAELRIALSDIAFSLVSHLGMTAEAELLDADRQSTGNYLYGAFGRDFGTCDGRRVFVAAISLNQWKNLVSACDIAAEVGLLERELDADFSNEVHRYRASHRIAAHVEQWITSRSYQAVAKVFDTHGVCWGPYQTMREALRHDARLSEANPIFSRIETAGVGNHLAAGSAVRIEGHAGSHIEPAPLVGQHTDEILLDVLGLDSAMLGRLHDAGIVCGAETPAECSVD